Below is a genomic region from Candidatus Hydrogenedentota bacterium.
CGCCGTTTGCTCCGGCGGCGGCTCGACGGGGGTCAAGAGGGGCGGTGTTCCCGCGGGAGGCTCGGGCGGCGCGCTTGTGGCTGCCGCAACGGGCTCGGCGGAGGCGCGGGGAGACTGTTCTTCCAGGGGTCTGGCGGTTTCAGGCGCCGCCTCCGGCGCAATCGGCGCAGCGTCCTCGGCAACCGCCGGCAACGGCGGCAAATCCACGGAAGGTATATCCGGGGGACGGGTATCCGAATCCTGGACGGGTTCCGGGGGCAGCATAACGGGTTCCGGCACGCGCGGCGAAGTCTGTGTGCCTTGCGCACCCGCCACGACAGTCCCCTCCGCGGACGGCGTTGCATCACCGATGGACCGGTCGTATTTGCCCACCAGCACGCCCAGCAGGAAGAAGACCAGCAGCACAAACAAAGACACGCACACATAGATGACGAGCTGGCCGGGCGTGAAGTGTGCCGTCAGCTTGTCGTCGTCAGACTCATAACGCGGACTATTCCGTTGGGGTATCATGACCATTGTCGTTGCCGGTTTCCGGGTGTTCGAGTTGTTCCAGACGTTCCATGAGGCGGCGGCGGCCGGCCTCCATTTCGGGATAGCTGAACCGGGGGTCGCGCACCTCGATCAGGCGGTTGCCTATGCGGTCCGCAAAAAGATACAAACGCGCTTCCCCCTCGTCTTCGTCGGCTTCCTTCACCAGCCGGAAGACCTTCTGGCGCCGCAACAACTGCGCCGCCAAGAACGCTTTGGCCTGGTCTATGCGGTCTTCCTGCTCGGCGGCCTCATAGAACAGACGCCGCAAGGGAGAGAATACCTCCGGCGGTTCCTGCTCCGCAACCTTCGGGTCGTAAAAATGCAGCGACCACTGCGAATAGGCCCCGGCCGCTTTCTCTTCCGTCCAACAGGCCGCGCAATAGTCCTCGCGATTCAGGCTCCCATCCGTAACACGCACGAGCGAGCGCAATTCCTCGTCGTGAATGAACACGCGCTGACATCCAAAACAAGCTCGGCTGGTCTTGCTAATCTTGACTTCCATCGGATTCCCGTAATGTCCTGGAATGAATATCGCAAGCGGCGCCTCGGTTCACCGGCCCGCGCCGACAATCGCGCCTCCAATCTTAAAGAGATCTATCAGGATTTGTCTAGGGGTATCGAGGACGCGGAAGGCTTCCGTTCCGAGTTCCGCCGCGCCGCTGACCACGGTGACCCCGACGGAGGGCAGCCCCACGACCTGGCTGCTGGGATTGAACGTGGGGCCCGTGATGCGGAACGTGAGCGCAAGGTCGTTTTGCGAGAGTTGGTGCCCTTCGACATTGAAGTAGTCGCTGAATACCGGCATGCGGCTTGCCACTTCAGGCGCGATCACGACGTTGATCAAATATTCCATGTCCGCACCCAGCACGAGGCCTCCTTCGCCCGTGATTGTGATGCCCTCGGAGTCCAGCCGCATGTTATTCGTCGAGACGTGGTCGCCCTTGAGTTGGAGATCGAAATCGAGTTCCGAAAAATGCAGCGAGGGCGGGAGGGAGGTCATGTTGCCCTGGAGGAATTCCTGGAACTGCGCGAACAGAAAGTCCGCGCTGAACCGGCCCTCGCGGAAATGAAATTCGCCGTTCCCGGCGAGCGTGCCCGGGTCGTCGCGGTCCATCTCGTAAGTGATGCCGCCGGTGACCCGCCCGTCCAGGATGCGGGGCAAATGCACGTGGTCAATGAGCACGGAAGCCGGGATATCGCGCCACTGGGCGGTGAGGCGGCCAATATTCTCCGCCTTCTCGAACGTGTAGGCGCCCTCGACGGCGCCTTCGCCCACCTGCGCGCTGAAGGAAGTGAGTTGCACGCGGTCGTCATCAAAGGCGCCCGCGGCCTTGAACTGTCTGCCGTCCCACGGCGGCGCGACGAGGTGGTCCACGGCCGCATTGAAGGTCCAGGACCGCGGTTTGTCCGGGTACTTGGCGAGCAAGACGGGGTCGGTGCGAAGCGGGAGCATCCAGGTTTCCCCGAATGGCGGTATATGGCCTTCTCCGACCGTTATGTGCAACTGCGAGGTGCGGTTATCCGGCCGCGAATTGTCCAGGGTCACGTGGACGAACGCGTCCCCGGCCTGGATCGTTTTCTCGCTGCCGTCGGGCAGCAGCGCGATCCGGTCGAACTGCCCGCCGACCTCGATGATGGCGCCGTCGGGAATGTCGTTCACGCGGTTCCACGTAAAGAAACCTGCCGTGCCCAGGCCGCCGCTGAAGGTGTACGGGACGCGAATGCAGGGTCCGACTTCCGTGACGTCGATGTGATCTGATTTGGCCCGCACTTCCATGAGGCGGTACCGGCCGTTCCGGTAGCCCATTTCAATCGTCGCGTTACCGGTCGAGGTGCCCAGCGCGAAACTGCCGGAGATGCGCGCCCGCTTGCGCGGCACGACATCGACATTCACGCCTTGCAGGGTCGCGCCGACGCCCGGTCTCTTGTAGAACCACCAGTCATGCTCGATAGCCGCCTGGGTGGCATCGACGGCGAGGTCGAGCACGTAGTGGTCGGGTTCAAAAGAACCCGTGCAGCGGGCCGTGGCGGACCCGGCAATCTCCGTCTCCTTGATGCCCTTGCCGAGCGGCGTGTTCTCGATGTCTGACAGCGTGCCCTGCGCCTCGAAACTGCCGCGCTTCTCCGCAATCACGTAGCGGACTCGCCCAAAAAAGGGGTTCCCGGTCAATTCCAGGTTGATAGGGTCAACCGTCAGGATGCCGTCGCCGATCTGGAGCTGACCGGCGATGTGCTGGGCGCGGACCCCGGCTTTCTCGTGGAACACCTCGCCGTTGATGATACTGGCGCTGCCTCCCGCCAGCCCGGCCTGCGAAGACCACGCCAGCGTTGCGCCGCCGAGCGACAACGTGGCGGTCGGAAGCGTCTCGCGGTCCGGCTGGAAGGTAAACGTGCCCGCGCCCAGTTGGACCTCGGCGGTGATGGCGGCGTCGGGGAGCGTGCCTGCGACGTGGACGCGAACCGCGCCGGGCTGTTCGATGTCGAAGGCCAGTTCGCCCACGTTCTCCAAGCGAAACGGCAGCGTATCCGCCAGCGCTTCGGTCAGGGGCACGTCATCCACGGCCAGAGAGATATCGACCTCCGGCCGTGCTTGGGCAAAGGAGACGCGCCCGTCCACGCGTCCCGTGAGGTCCCATGCATTCAGCAGGGCCGATTCGAGCGTCAGTTCTTTGCGTTGTGTGTCGTAGTTCGCCATCAGCGCCATCGAGCCCGACATGGCGGGCAGGAACGCGGGCTGCTTATGGAGCGCCACCTGGTCAAAGAGCACCTGAACGTGCAGCATCATCACCCGGTTGGGGTAGCCGTCCGCGCGCAAATTGGCGCTGGCGGTGCCGGAACGTAGGAGGTCCGGGACGGACGGCGACAACGCCCGCGCGGCTGCCTGCGTAATCGCGCCGCATTCGGCGCGCACACTGAAGTCTTCCGGGCTGGCATAGCGGGCGTCAATGCGGAACGCGGGCGCGGGCCCCGCAAGCGGGGAGCGGAGCGCGCCCCGGACCTTCGCGGCTATGTCCGTCGCGTTGCTCAATCGCGAGATATCAAAGGAAACATCGTCAAGGACGATGTCGGACACGTTCCCGAGCCCGTGCAGTTCAAGGCGGCAGCGCTCACCGACAACCCGGAACGCGGCGCCGGCCGCGGCGGAGAGGTCGCGTCTTGCCGGGGCGGCTTGCCCGTCGGCGGGGGGCGAGGATGGGCTCAAGGTCAGATGCGCCCCGTCAACTTCGATGCGCTGCATGCTGACCGTGCCGGACAGCAGGTCGGTAAGGTTGATGACCACGCGGCACGAAGGTATGCGCAGGCGCGCATCCCACCCGCCCGGCGCGGCCGCCCAGGTTTCCACATCCTCGAAGAGGAGCGCGCTCAGACCGTCGACGGATACGGAACGGGCATTGAAACGCGCGCCGAACCGGGATGCGATACGCTCTTCCAGCACCGCCCGCACGCCGTCCAACTGGTGTTTGGCCGCGAGAATCCCGGCGGTCAGCGCCCCGGCCAGGAGCAACAAGGCCAACAGCGCAATGCGCTTCCACGGCGCGTGCAACACCGCCCCCCGCCCGCGCGAGGAACCTTCCGCGCGCGTGACGGGCGAGGCGGGCCCGTTCGGCTCTGGGCTATTCGGAGTCAGTGTTTCCCTCGTCGGCGCCCGCGCCGGTGTCCGCGCTTCCCCCGCTCCAGTGGGCGCACCGCGCCTTCATCACTTGCGCGCGCAGTTCGCCCGTGATGTCCGGGTGCTCTTTCAGGTAGGCGCGCGTGTTTTCGCGGCCCTGGCCCAGGTTCTCATCCTTGTAGGAGAACCACGTGCCGCTCTTCCTCAAGAACTTTTCGGCGACGGCGAGGTCGAGCACGTCGCCCTCCAGGGAGATGCCCTCATTGAAGAGAATGTCGAACTCCGCCTCGCGGAAGGGGGCGCTGAGCTTGTTCTTGACCACCTTCACCTTTACGCGATTGCCCACGTTCTCTTCTTTTTCCTTGATCGAGCCGATACGGCGGATGTCGAGGCGCATGCTCGCGTAGAACTTCAGCGCGCGTCCGCCCGTGGTGGTTTCCGGGCTGCCGAACATGACGCCGATCTTCTCGCGAATCTGGTTGATGAAAATCACGAGCGTCTTGGAACGGCTGATCACCGAAGTCAGCTTGCGCAAGGCTTGCGACATCAGCCGCGCCTGCAACCCCACGTGCTGATCGCCCATCTCGCCCTCGACCTCCGCCTTGGGCACCAGCGCCGCCACCGAGTCGATGACAATCACGTCCACCGCATTGCTGCGCACGAGGCTCTCGCATATTTCCAGCGCCTGTTCCGCCGTGTCCGGCTGCGAAACGAGCAGGTCGTCGATACGCACGCCGATCTTCGCGGCAAACGCCGGGTCCAGCGCGTGTTCCGCGTCGATGTAGCACGCGATGCCCCCTTCCCGCTGCGCATTGGCGACCACATGCAACGCCAGCGTCGTCTTGCCCGACGCCTCCGGGCCAAACACTTCGACTACGCGCCCGCGAGGCAGGCCGCCCACGCCGGTGGCGATATCGAGCGAAAGGCTCCCCGTAGGTATGGACCGAACCCCCTGCGCGAAGCTGTCGTCCCCCAGGCGCACCAGCGTGCCCCGGCCAAACTGCTTCTCCAACTGCGCAACGGCGATATCCAGCGCTTTCGCCTTCGCCTTGGCCTCATCCGGCGTTACCGACATGGTCTTTTCTCCTCCCCGTTTCCGCCCCTCCCGCCGGTCATTGCCGCGCGGGGGCGCACCCGGTCAGGGTGTTGTTTCTCGTCTCACGGCCACGCAAAAACTACTGAACAAAAATTCACCATATCGATATCTTGCCACATGCGCCGCCCCGTGTCAACTCCGCCAAGATGGACCGGCGCATCCGTGTTTGCAGCGGCCCCCGACCGTTGAGGCGTAGCCGAAAGGGCCGGGGCGATGCGGTGTGCGCCGCTGGCCACGTCCGCAAAGCAGGCGGGCTTGGCCGAGGCAAGAGGAAGGGCGAGGGCATGCAGGACGAATGGAAGTACGCACATTGCGACTGGCCGCCACACAGCGGGAATCAAGCGCCAGTATTGACGGTCGTGTTCTCCTGGATTCATATTCTAAGTGCAACGGTGAGGGAGGAGCCTTTTCCGTCGGAGCCGTCCGTCGCTCACAAGTGAGCGGCGACGGACGAGCGCCGGAGTTGTCCATGCGGTATAGTAGCGGCCCGTGCGCATGCGGGAAATCCCGGAGAACACAAGGATGACAAGCAGTATTTTGATTCTTTTGGTGGCGAGCGCGCCGCTTTTCGAGAGCAATGAAGCGGAAGTGGACGCCTTTCTTCTCGGGTTGCGGGGGCTGAGCTTTGAGGCGCGTCTTGTGGAGACGGCGCGGGCGTTTGTGGGCGCGCCGTACAAGGACGGTCCCTTGGGGGAGGGGCCGGAGGGCAAATACGACAAGGACCCGCTGATCGACCTCACGTGCGCGGACTGCGTGACGTTTGTCGAGCAGACGATTGCGCTGGCGGCGTCGGAGACGTATCAGGAGGCGTTCACGTTGTTGCAGCACATCCGCTACAAGGACGGGCGCATCGATTTTGAGACGCGCAACCATTTCATGGCGGTTGACTGGGTCGCGAACAACGCCTGGTGCCACGACGTGACCGATACCTTGGGCGTGTCCTTGGCGCAGGTGACGCGCACGATCAGCAAGCGCGGCTTTTTCGAACGGGTGCATGCGCCCGAGTTGGGCCGCGACACGCCGGACGCGGACATGACCCTCGCGTACGTCCCCCTGGACCAGGTGGAACGGGCGGCGGCGCGCGTGCCCAGCCCGTGCCTGTTCCTGCTTATCGGCAAGGCCGATTGGCTGTTTGCGGTCCATTGCGGGTTGTTCGTGCGCGACGGGGAGGGGAAGGCGCATTTCTACCACGCGAGTTCGAAGGCGGGCGCGGTCATTGACGACGACCTGGTTTCTTATCTGCGTGATTCGACGCGGCACCTGGGTTTTGCCGCGTACCGGGTCGATGCGCCGGGCGCACCGAACTGAGTGTGACGTCTTCTCTTTCCCGATATCAGGCTCAGGCGGATGGGCATACGCGCCCGTGGGGCTGTGCGCCCGGTGCTTGCGTTTCCATGACCCCGGCGTGGGACCTGGCCCGGCAGTTGACCGAATTTCCACGAAAAACGGCGGAATCTTGAACGCGGGGCCAAATGAAGAGTAAAACGGGCGTGTCTGTGGAATAGCCCCGTTACTTGGGGACGCGTTTGAGATCGGATTCAGCGGTGCGCTTGCCCCGCGCAACGGGCAAGCCGGCGGAAAGTCGGCTGACTGCGAAAGGATTGCTGGTGAATGCGCGTGTGCTTGCAGCGGTGGTACTTGCAGGTTCTTTCATGCTTTGGGGACGCCCGTGCCCGGGCCAGCAGGCAGAGATAGAGGGTATTGAGCGGCTGTTGCGCGAATTCCGGCAGTGCTGGGTGCAGAAAGACCTCAACAGCATCACGACGTTAGTCTCCGATGAGTACGCGGATTCCGGGGGCGCTACGAAGGCCGGCGTTCGGCAGGGCCTCGAACTGTTCCTCGCCGTGGGCTTCGGGCTGTCGGTCGATCGCGCGGAAATTGACGTCGGGGTAACCCCGGCGGTCATTCGCGGCGTCGAGATGCTCGAGTTGTCCGGCACGCCGGGGTGGGCACTGACGTTCGGTGTGCGCGAAGAAAAGGGCGTCTGGCGGGTTGTCAGCCTGGAGATGGAAAATATCCTTCCGCCTGCGGCGCCCGAGCAGGCCATGACTCTGGAGGAGGCATTCCGGCTTCTCACGGT
It encodes:
- a CDS encoding SPOR domain-containing protein → MIPQRNSPRYESDDDKLTAHFTPGQLVIYVCVSLFVLLVFFLLGVLVGKYDRSIGDATPSAEGTVVAGAQGTQTSPRVPEPVMLPPEPVQDSDTRPPDIPSVDLPPLPAVAEDAAPIAPEAAPETARPLEEQSPRASAEPVAAATSAPPEPPAGTPPLLTPVEPPPEQTAAPSAPAPPPSETPPPPPPPVAENASAASAQTPPKPAPGSFGVQVVSLVGDRRREGADACQRKLKELGWESVVLEYNSGRSYAVVVVGFADRAAAIAARDKLRLQKEFKDCFVKQLP
- a CDS encoding DUF1460 domain-containing protein, with amino-acid sequence MTSSILILLVASAPLFESNEAEVDAFLLGLRGLSFEARLVETARAFVGAPYKDGPLGEGPEGKYDKDPLIDLTCADCVTFVEQTIALAASETYQEAFTLLQHIRYKDGRIDFETRNHFMAVDWVANNAWCHDVTDTLGVSLAQVTRTISKRGFFERVHAPELGRDTPDADMTLAYVPLDQVERAAARVPSPCLFLLIGKADWLFAVHCGLFVRDGEGKAHFYHASSKAGAVIDDDLVSYLRDSTRHLGFAAYRVDAPGAPN
- the recA gene encoding recombinase RecA, translated to MSVTPDEAKAKAKALDIAVAQLEKQFGRGTLVRLGDDSFAQGVRSIPTGSLSLDIATGVGGLPRGRVVEVFGPEASGKTTLALHVVANAQREGGIACYIDAEHALDPAFAAKIGVRIDDLLVSQPDTAEQALEICESLVRSNAVDVIVIDSVAALVPKAEVEGEMGDQHVGLQARLMSQALRKLTSVISRSKTLVIFINQIREKIGVMFGSPETTTGGRALKFYASMRLDIRRIGSIKEKEENVGNRVKVKVVKNKLSAPFREAEFDILFNEGISLEGDVLDLAVAEKFLRKSGTWFSYKDENLGQGRENTRAYLKEHPDITGELRAQVMKARCAHWSGGSADTGAGADEGNTDSE